Below is a window of Anomalospiza imberbis isolate Cuckoo-Finch-1a 21T00152 unplaced genomic scaffold, ASM3175350v1 scaffold_824, whole genome shotgun sequence DNA.
GGGCCGATCCCCTCGGGAATGCTGGGGCCGATCCCGAGGATCCCGGCGTTGATCCCGTTGTTGATCCCACTGCTGATCCCGAGGATCCCGTGGTTGATCCCAGGGTTGATCCCGTTGTTGCCGATCCCGAGGATCCGGGGCCGGAGCTGCAGCGGGAGCGGCTGGAATAGCTCGGCCTGGGGTGGGAAACTGCGGAgagagagggactgggagcactgggaatgggactgggaatgggactgggattaatgggactgggagcactgggagcactgggaatggagCACTGGGATTaatgggactgggagcactgggaatggcactgggattaatgggactgggagcactgggagcactgggattaatgggactgggagcactgggagcactgggagcagggccGGGCTCCCAGGGAGACCCCAGACCCGCCCTGGCTGCACCAGGGGAAATTCCCACGGGATTTTCCTGGCATTTTCCCGGAATTCTGGACCCACCTGGCCCGAAGCCCAGGCAGATTCCTGAGGGTTTTTCCCGggattttccccaggatttccTCAGggttttcctgggttttttccaggattttccccaggatttccTCAGggtttttctgggattttcccaggtttttcccTTGATTTCCCCGGGTCTCTCTGGGATTCTCCCGGGATTCCGGACCCACCTGTCCCGAAGGCTCCGATGCTGCCCCGCAGCCCCTCCAGGTCGCAGCCGaagcgcccggcccggcccagctccTCATCGAACTTCCGCTCGCTCACAAAGTGCTGGAACAGCAGGAATTCCCGTGGGAACgggcagggaaaatgggaacttCCATGGGAATTCCCGTGGGAACgggcagggaaaatgggaacttCCATgggaattcccactgggaattccCGTGGGAACgggcagggaaaatgggaattcccACTGGGATTCTCACCTGGAATGGGgctggggaaaatgggaatttccaatgggaatgggacagggaaaagcaggaattcccACGGGATTGGGGTCAGGATTCCCACAGGATTCAGGAATTCCCACGGCATTGGGATCAGGAATTCCCAGGGATTGGGGTCAGAATTCCCACGGGattggggctggaattcccacaGGATTGGGGTCAGAATTCTCAGGGATTGGGGTCAGGAATTCCCACAGGGCTGAGGTCAGAATTCCCCCGGATTGGGGccggaattccgggaattccgggctCACCTTGATGTCAGCgcgcagctccagcagctgctcctccgACATCCCCGGGGCCGCCTCGGTCAGAGCCCGCAGCGCCTCGGCCCGGCGCTGCCGCAGGGAGAGCAGATCCACTGGGGACGGaaaacgggaatttgggaataAACACCGGGAATAAACACCGGGAATCACGGCCCGGCGCTGCCGCAGGGAGAGCAGATCCACTGGGGACGGAAACGGGAATTGGGGAATAAAAACCGGGAATAAACACCGGGAATCACGGCCCGGCGCTGCCGCAGGGAGAGCAGATCCACTGGGGACGGAAAACGGGAATTGGGGAATAAAAACCGGGAATAAACACCGGGAATCACGGCCCGGCGCTGCCGCAGGGAGAGCAGATCCACTGGGGACGGaaaacgggaatttgggaacAAACACCGGGAATAAACACCGGGAATCACGGCCCGGCGCTGCCGCAGGGAGAGCAGATCCACTGGGGACGGaaaacgggaatttgggaataAAAACCGGGAATAAACACCGGGAATCACGGCCCGGCGCTGCCGCAGGGAGAGCAGATCCACTGGGGACGGAAAACGGGAATTGGGGAATAAAAACCGGGAATAAACACCGGGAATCATGGCCCGGCGCTGCCGCAGGGAGAGCAGATCCACTGGGGACGGAAAACGGGAATTGGGGAATAAAAACCGGGAATAAACACCGGGAATCACGGCCCGGCGCTGCCGCAGGGAGAGCAGATCCACTGGGGACGGAAAACGGGAATTGGGGAATAAACACCGGGAATAAACACCGGGAATCACGGCCCGGCGCTGCCGCAGGGAGAGCAGATCCACTGGGGACGGAAAACGGGAATTGGGGAACAAACACCGGGAATAAACACCGGGAATCACGGCCCGGCGCTGCCGCAGGGAGAGCAGATCCACTGGGGACGGaaaacgggaatttgggaacAAACACCGGGAATAAACACCGGGAATCACGGCCCGGCGCTGCCGCAGGGAGAGCAGATCCACTGGGGAcggaaaatgggaatttgggaataaAAACCGGGAATAAACACCGGGAATCACGGCCCGGCGCTGCCGCAGGGAGAGCAGATCCACTGGGGACGGAAACGGGAATTGGGGAATAAAAACCGGGAATAAACACCGGGAATCACGGCCCGGCGCTGCCGCAGGGAGAGCAGATCCACTGGGGAGGGaaaacgggaatttgggaataAACACCAGGAATTTGGGAATAAGCATTGGAATTTGGGATAAAAACTGGGAGTTTGGGATAAAACATCGGGAGTTTGGGATAAAAaccaggaatttgggaattctccTCACTTGCTTCTGCCTTGACTTTGTCCATCTCGGCCAGCAGAGCGACCTCCCGATCCATGAGGCtggaggagaaaaatggggaaaaactgggaaaaaagcagggaaaaccagggggaaatggggaaaatggggaaaaacccgggggaaaggaagagatttagagctggaatgggaaaatcagggggaaaatgagaggaaaagagggaaaatggaaaaaatggggaaagaagggggaaagggagaggggtAGGGATAGGGTGggaaagacagggaaaaaatggggaaaatggggaaaaaccagggaaaagggaagagatTTGGTTGGGAAAggcagggaacccctggaaaagtggggaaaagcagggaaaagtgagggaaaaggaagagattcagggctggggtgggaaaaatgggggaaaacctgggaaaatgggggaaaaggggggaaaaccgggaaaagaggggaaaaaaagaggaaaaacagggaagagaagggaagggaagggaagggaagggctgggaaagCGCCGCAGGAATTCCGGGAAtcgccgccagggggcgccggAGCCGCGGGAATATCGGGAATTGcggctgggaaggagcagcagaaggaattCCTGcacaaattccccaaaaaatgcccccaaaattccccaaaaaatccccccaaaattccaaaaaaatccccccaaaattccccaaaaaatccccccaaaattcccaaaaaatccccccaaaattccccaaaaaatccccccaaaattccccaaatcccgtTTTCCCATCACCCCCTTGCCAGGTGGCTCCAGCCCATCCCAAACCTCCggaattcccattttccccggaatttgggaattcctgACCAGCTCTGGATCTCGCTGAACACCAGCCGCACTCTCCTCAGGGAGCTCTGCATCCCAAACCCCCggaattcccattttccccctggaattcccaaattcctgagcccagcccatcccaaactcccagaattcccatttttccacctgcaattcccatttttatcccaggaattcccatttccccccagaattccaatttcccccccaaaattcctgttttcccccatggaattgctttttttcccctgtgaatccccattttcccccagaattcccattttttcccccgaattcccattttttcccccctgaatccccattttcccccagaattcccatttttcccccctgaattcccattttctccccccagaattcccattttccccctgaatccccattttccccccaaattcccattttttcccctctgaatccccgggttttccccctgaattcccattttccccccattatTCCGGGTTTTCCCCCCCCAGGATTCCCGGTTTTCCCCGGGAATTCCCGCGTTCCGCACCAGCTCTGGATCTCTCCGAACGCCAGCCGCACTCTGCGCAGCGACGTCTCCACCTCCTCGCGCAGCAGCGCCCGGAACCGCGCCAGCGCCACCGAGCAGCGCTGCAGGTCCTTCAGGGAGCgctccaggctgcagcctggcacgggggaaaaacgggaataaacggggaaaaaatgggaataaacgGGAATGAGCCTTCAGGGAGCgctccaggctgcagcctggcacgggggaaaaacgggaaaaaacgggggaaaaaccGGAATaaacggggaaaaatgggaatgagcCTTCAGGGAGCgctccaggctgcagcctgccacgggggaaaaacgggaataaACGGGAATAAacgggggaaaaacggggaaaaatgggaatgagcCTTCAGGGAGAGCTCCGGGCTGCAGCCTGCCacgggggaaaaacgggaataaacgggggaaaaacgggaataaACAGGAATaaacgggggaaaaaaatgggaatgagcCTTCAGGGAGCgctccaggctgcagcctgccacgggggaaaacgggaaaaaatgggaaaaaaacgggaataaACGGGAATAAacgggggaaaaatgggaatgagcCTTCAGGGAGCgctccaggctgcagcctgccacgggggaaaaacgggaataaacgggggaaaaacggggaaaaatggCAATGAGCCTTCAGGGAGAGCTCCGGGCTGCAGCCTGCCacgggggaaaaacgggaataaacgggggaaaaaacaggaataaacgggggaaaaacgggaataaACGGGAATGAGCCTTCAGGGAGCgctccaggctgcagcctgccaCGGGAATAAACGGGAATAAAcggagaaaaatgggaataaacgGGAATGAGCCTTCAGGGAGCgctccaggctgcagcctgccacgggggaaaaacgggaataaacagagaaaaaacgGGAATaaacgggaaaaaacgggaatgAGCCTTCAGGGAGCgctccaggctgcagcctgccacgggggaaaaacgggaataaacgggggaaaaacgggaataaACGGGAATaaacgggggaaaaaatgggaatgagcCTTCAGGGAGCgctccaggctgcagcctgccacgggggaaaaacgggaataaACGGAGAAAAAACGGGAATaaacgggaaaaaacgggaatgAGCCTTCAGGGAGCgctccaggctgcagcctgccaCGGGGAAAACGGGAATAAacgggggaaaaacgggaataaACGGGAATaaacgggggaaaaaatgggaatgagcCTTCAGGGAGCgctccaggctgcagcctgccacggggaaaacaggaataaacggggggaaaacgggaataAACGGGAATAAACGGGAATAAACGGGAATaaacggggaaaaacgggaatgagCCTTCAGGGAGCgctccaggctgcagcctgccacgggggaaaaacgggaataaACGGagaaaaaacgggggaaaaacgggaatgagCCTTCAGGGAGCgctccaggctgcagcctgccacgggggaaaaacgggaataaACGGGGAAAAACCGGAATAAACGGGAATAAACGGGAATAAacgggggaaaaacgggaatgagCCTTCAGGGAGCgctccaggctgcagcctgccacgggaaaaaaacgggaaaaaatgggaataaacgGGAATAAacgggggaaaaatgggaatgagcCTTCAGGGAGCgctccaggctgcagcctgccacgggggaaaaacgggaataaacagagaaaaaacgGGAATaaacgggaaaaaacgggaatgAGCCTTCAGGGAGCgctccaggctgcagcctgccaCGGGAAAACGGGAATAAacgggggaaaaacgggaataaacggggaaaaaaacgggaatgAGCCTTCAGGGAGCGCTCCGGGCTGCAGCCTGCCACGGGAAAACGGGAATAAACGGGaataaacagggaaaaatgggaataaatgggGAATAAACAGGGAATCAACGGgaataaatgggaaaatgggatgggaaAACACgggaaaatggaaataatgggatgggaaaatggggaaatgttCCCAAGCCTCCGACGGCCTTTCCTCGTTTTTCCTgagtttttccccattttcccccaaattttcccatttcccccccagttttcccatttttcccattttttcccattttctccccccAGTTTTCCTCACCCATTTTTCTCcccccggggccgctccggAGGCTccgggccgggctcgggggccgggctggggcagGAAAAGCCGGAATTCCGTTCTCAAGGGCTGGGAAAAGgcaaaatcccaggaaaatcccaggaaaatcccttccccaaatcctgcacttcccccagaattcccggattttcccccagaattcctggaatttcccccaaaatcccgctcccattcccaaatcccacatttcccccagAATTCCTGAATTTccctccagaattcccaaatttcccccaaaatccccaaattcccccagaattccccaaattccacccaaaattcccaaactgTTCCTAAATTTCCCCctaattcccccaaaatccccattttcccccccaaaatcccccccacatttccccaaattccccccagaatccccaaatctcccccaaaatcctcaaattccccccagaattcccaaatttcccccattttccccgcAGAATTCCCGCCACAATCCCCAAATTTCCTGAAATTCCTGCCAGAATTCCCAAAgtccccccagaatccccaaatttcccccggATCGCCCCAGAATTCTCGGATctccccggaattcccggatccccctggatccccccagaattcccagactccccccagaattcccggatccccccggaattcccggatccccccggaattcccagatccccccggaattcccggatCCCCCTGGATCTCCCCAGAATTCCCGGATCCCCCCGGAATTCCTGGATtcccccggaattcccggatccccccggaattcccggatccccccggaattcccagatccccccggaattcccggatccccctggatccccccagaattcccagactccccccagaattcccggatccccccggaattcccagatccccccggaattcccggatCCCCCTGGATCTCCCCAGAATTCCCGGATccccccgg
It encodes the following:
- the LOC137467866 gene encoding spermatogenesis-associated serine-rich protein 2-like translates to MSRKQQPKDPSGFVFDVRSGAVRAQGGCCENMRQKVQAVRAVVPNRSNTEIVLVLQHFDNAVDRAVQAFMEGNASEVLKEWTVTGKKKNKKKKPKAKAQPGPCPPAPPGPGQEENWEKLEKLEKLGKVGTAINGFHGNRCPSLESLSDGAEAAPGCSLERSLKDLQRCSVALARFRALLREEVETSLRRVRLAFGEIQSCEIQSCLMDREVALLAEMDKVKAEAMDLLSLRQRRAEALRALTEAAPGMSEEQLLELRADIKHFVSERKFDEELGRAGRFGCDLEGLRGSIGAFGTVSHPRPSYSSRSRCSSGPGSSGSATTGSTLGSTTGSSGSAD